In the Perca flavescens isolate YP-PL-M2 chromosome 10, PFLA_1.0, whole genome shotgun sequence genome, TTAAAATATAGAAGTCCAATTCTTCTACATAAGTTGATTGCTTATACTTGTGATAAAAAGCCTCTTTGCAATGCAATTTACTCTGATGGGCTCAACGTTTAGTTTCGGTCCAtttcaaatgcatttaaaaatggaCAACTCAATACatattgagattttttttaaacaaaactgcTGAACGTTGATTCTTTAGCAACCAAAAAGTTCAAGTATCCGaagtacttttttatttttattttttaaagttagaagtctttttcttttcacaatTGCTCTCAGATGTGGGTGAGAGGTAGCGTCCCATTGACGCCAGTCCCTGCGGTCTGATAGTGCGGATGGACGCTGTGTAACCGGCTGCTCTGCAGGGAGGAATGCTCTGCGCTTTCCCCGCCGGGAGGCAGGTACATGCTTATCATATCCCTCAGGTCCCCCAAACACGCCCGCTGAGAGTGGGACGTGATGGCCGGCGGCGGTGAGCTCGGCTCGGTCTTGCACACGGACGCCATGGAGCCCAGTCCCATGGCGCTGCTGGTCTGCTGCGTGTACGCTGGAGACATGCTGTACGTGGAAGCCGCGTTCATGTAGGTCTGCGCCGAGGACATCATCGGGTACTGGAGCCCTGCCATCTCGTATCGGTGCATCTGCTGAATCTGGGGGCTGTTCATGCTGTGATGCTGAGGGTAGGCCAACTGGTCCTGCATGAGGGAGTACGCACTGTTTGTCCACCCGTTCATGTGCGCATAACCGTCCATCCGCTGCCCCACCGACACAGAGTTGCCCACGGCGTTGGATCCTGGCGCCAACAGTCCCCCGGGCAAAGAATACTTGTCTTTCTTGAGCAAGGTCTTGGTCTTCCTGCGGGGACGGTATTTATAATCCGGATGCTCCTTCATGTGCATAGCGCGTAGACGCTTGGCCTCGTCGATGAATGGCCTCTTTTCAGCGTCGGTCAAAAGTTTCCAGTCAGCACCGAGCCTCTTGCTGATTTCAGAGTTGTGCATTTTGGGATTTTCTTGAGCCATCTTCCTCCGCTGTCCCCGGGACCAGACCATGAAGGCGTTCATCGGCCGCTTCACCCGCTCCTGGTCGCTGGCACTGTTGTTCTTAGCGCCCGGCGCCGAGCCCGAGTTGGACTGCGGGAGCGGGGTCTTGAGCTCGGTTTCCATCATGTTATACATTCAGGCGGCTTTTAGTGTTCACTCACAGGCACATAAAAAAAGTTCACAAAACAGCACCAGAAGTCAAAGAGGTAGAGGTACTGACCAGTCTTAAAAGAAGATAGGATAAAAAGTGTGCCCAAAGAGGCAAATGGGTCGGCAGGTGCTTC is a window encoding:
- the sox3 gene encoding transcription factor Sox-3 codes for the protein MYNMMETELKTPLPQSNSGSAPGAKNNSASDQERVKRPMNAFMVWSRGQRRKMAQENPKMHNSEISKRLGADWKLLTDAEKRPFIDEAKRLRAMHMKEHPDYKYRPRRKTKTLLKKDKYSLPGGLLAPGSNAVGNSVSVGQRMDGYAHMNGWTNSAYSLMQDQLAYPQHHSMNSPQIQQMHRYEMAGLQYPMMSSAQTYMNAASTYSMSPAYTQQTSSAMGLGSMASVCKTEPSSPPPAITSHSQRACLGDLRDMISMYLPPGGESAEHSSLQSSRLHSVHPHYQTAGTGVNGTLPLTHI